The Drosophila nasuta strain 15112-1781.00 chromosome 2L, ASM2355853v1, whole genome shotgun sequence genome window below encodes:
- the LOC132788635 gene encoding cullin-3-A isoform X1, with translation MSIRPTTATGGRSRPAPAASQRQQHQQQQQLGQETHPLPQLQVEQLLAPSQSHYIIGEQRYSWERALSASTPVRYPSQATPASMYSSRHDPRIALFAASNTNQQPNNLNNPSARNNFNLRCRHTRNITRNPLQQQQQHQQLPLNVPLLVASPRACAGTSMPPHSEHSVRATTAAAATQLRDFGRKYPLWLPEYKRRAFNASMDEKYVESIWATLKNAIQEIQKKNNSGLSFEQLYRNAYNMVLHKHGTRLYYGLREVVSEHLEQKVRQEVLESLHSNFLPKLNQAWTDHQTSMVMIRDILMYMDRVYVQQRGLDNVYNLGLILFRDQVVRFPEIQKALREKLLGMVLEERHGEAINHLAIKNACTMLITLGINSRTVYEEDFEKPFLSQSAAFYKFESQNFLAENNAGVYIKKVEARITEESSRAALYLDKDTEPRIVRVVEEELIKKHMRTIVEMENSGVVYMIKNSKTEDLACTYKLFSRLKEEGLKVIADTMSAYLREQGSMLVKEEENGNTNPITFVQNLLDLKDRFDQFLLHSFSNDRLFKNVISADFEHFLNLNNKSPEYLSLFIDDKLKKGGKGMSEQEIETILDKTMVLFRFLLEKDVFERYYKTHLAKRLLLNKSVSDDFEKNMISKLKTECGCQFTSKLEGMFKDMSVSNTIMDEFKSYVNNNNLSLSGVELTVRILTTGFWPTQTATPNCNIPSAPREAFEVFKKFYLDKHSGRQLTLQPQMGTAYINAVFYGRKASDSDKDKDGPSSSSSGCAVPTTTRKHILQVSTYQMCVLLLFNNRDVLTYDDIHQETDIPERELVRALQSLSMGKPAQRLLVRNSKTKTKDIEPSDEFYVNDAFVSKFHRVKIQTVAAKGESEPERKETRGKVDEDRKHEIEAAIVRIMKARKRMAHNLLVSDVTSQLKSRFLPSPVFIKKRIEGLIEREYLARTPEDRKVYIYLA, from the exons ATGTCAATAAGGCCAACGACGGCAACGGGCGGCCGCTCGCGTCCGGCTCCAGCAGCGAGCCAGcgccaacaacaccaacagcagcagcagctgggaCAGGAGACGCATCCGTTGCCGCAGCTGCAAGTGGAGCAGCTGCTGGCACCATCGCAATCGCATTACATAATTGGGGAGCAGCGCTATAGCTGGGAGCGTGCGCTTAGCGCCTCGACTCCTGTGCGTTATCCATCGCAGGCGACTCCAGCATCGATGTACAGCAGTCGCCATGATCCAAGGATTGCACTCTTTGCCGCCAGCAACACCAATCAACAGCCGAATAATCTGAATAATCCAAGTGCTcgcaataatttcaatttacgaTGTCGCCACACTCGCAACATTACGCGTAATCCTctccagcaacagcagcagcatcagcagttGCCCCTGAATGTGCCACTTTTGGTGGCATCGCCACGCGCTTGCGCTGGCACCTCAATGCCGCCCCACAGCGAGCACTCGGTGCGTGCCacaacagcggcagctgccACACAATTGCGTGATTTCGGACGCAAGTATCCTTTGTGGCTGCCCGAGTACAAACGTCGTGCATTCAAT GCCTCCATGGATGAAAAGTATGTGGAGAGCATTTGGGCCACATTGAAGAATGCCATACAGGAGATACAGAAGAAGAACAACTCGGGACTGTCCTTTGAGCAACTGTATCGCAATGCTTACAACATGGTGCTGCACAAGCATGGCACTCGTCTCTATTATGGACTGCGTGAGGTTGTCTCGGAGCATCTGGAGCAAAAGGTGCGTCAGGAGGTGCTCGAGAGTTTGCACAGCAATTTTCTGCCCAAACTGAATCAGGCCTGGACCGATCATCAGACCTCGATGGTCATGATACGCGACATACTCATGTACATGGATCGCGTCTATGTGCAGCAGCGTGGCCTGGACAATGTCTATAATCTGGGACTCATACTCTTCAGGGATCAG GTTGTTCGCTTTCCGGAAATACAGAAGGCGCTGCGCGAAAAGCTGCTGGGCATGGTGCTGGAGGAGCGACATGGCGAGGCCATCAATCATTTGGCCATCAAGAATGCCTGCACCATGCTCATCACGCTGGGCATCAATTCGCGCACCGTTTACGAGGAGGACTTTGAGAAGCCGTTCCTCTCACAGTCGGCGGCCTTTTACAAATTCGAATCGCAAAACTTTCTTGCGGAGAATAACGCTGGCGTTTACATCAAGAAAGTCGAGGCACGCATCACCGAGGAATCATCGCGAGCGGCGCTCTATTTGGACAAAGATACCGAGCCACGGATTGTGCGTGTCGTTGAGGAGGAGCTAATTAAGAAACACATGCGCACCATTGTCGAGATGGAGAATTCGGGTGTGGTGTATATGATTAAGAACTCGAAGACCGAGGATTTGGCATGCACATACAAGCTATTCTCACGACTAAAGGAGGAGGGCCTCAAGGTGATAGCGGACACAATGTCTGCGTATCTGCGGGAACAGGGAAGCATGCTGGTCAAGGAGGAGGAGAATGGGAATACAAATCCGATAACATTTGTGCAAAATCTGCTCGATCTCAAGGATCGTTTCGATCAGTTCTTGTTGCATTCGTTTAGCAATGATCGACTCTTTAAGAATGTGATCTCGGCGGATTTCGAGCATTTTCTCAATCTGAACAACAAATCACCCGAATATCTGTCGCTCTTCATCGACGACAAGCTGAAAAAGGGTGGCAAGGGC aTGAGCGAGCAGGAGATCGAGACCATTCTGGACAAGACAATGGTGTTGTTCCGCTTCCTGCTTGAAAAGGATGTCTTCGAGCGCTACTACAAGACACATTTGGCCAAACGTTTGCTGCTCAACAAATCAGTCTCCGATGACTTTGAAAAGAACATGATATCCAAACTAAAG ACTGAATGTGGCTGTCAATTTACATCAAAGCTGGAGGGCATGTTCAAGGATATGTCCGTTTCAAATACGATTATGGATGAGTTCAAGAGTtatgtaaataataacaatttgtcATTGAGCGGTGTTGAGCTGACGGTGCGCATTTTAACCACCGGCTTTTGGCCCACACAG ACGGCAACGCCTAACTGCAACATACCCTCTGCACCACGCGAGGCCTTTGAGGTGTTTAAAAAGTTCTATTTGGACAAACACTCGGGTCGACAGCTAACGTTACAGCCGCAAATGG GCACTGCCTACATCAATGCCGTTTTCTATGGCCGCAAAGCGAGTGACAGCGACAAGGACAAGGATGGGCCAAGCTCAAGTTCAAGTGGCTGCGCTGTGCCCACCACAACACGCAAGCATATACTACAAGTGTCCACCTACCAG ATGTGCGTCTTGTTGCTGTTCAACAATCGGGATGTGCTGACCTATGATGACATACACCAAGAGACGGACATACCCGAGAGGGAGCTGGTGCGCGCTTTACAATCGCTGTCCATGGGCAAGCCTGCCCAGCGTTTGCTGGTGCGCAActccaaaacgaaaacaaaagacaTTGAGCCCTCGGATGAGTTTTATGTGAACGATGCATTTGTCTCCAAGTTCCACAG GGTAAAGATACAAACGGTTGCGGCCAAGGGCGAATCGGAGCCGGAGCGCAAGGAGACGCGTGGCAAAGTGGATGAGGATCGCAAACATGAAATTGAAGCAGCCATCGTACGCATTATGAAGGCTCGCAAACGCATGGCG CACAATCTGCTGGTGTCGGACGTGACGTCGCAGCTAAAGTCACGTTTCTTGCCGTCACCTGTGTTCATCAAGAAGCGCATCGAAGGCCTTATCGAGCGTGAATATCTGGCGCGAACGCCAGAAGATCGCAAGGTGTACATCTACTTGgcttaa
- the LOC132795616 gene encoding cullin-3-B-like codes for MDEKYVKYVWIILKSAIQELQKDNPGLSHEELYHKAYEVVMNKHGFRMYNGLRELLTDHLKQNVREELISNLNRNFLSKLNEVWIEHQTSMRMLSDMLGYMDRSYAEPRGLESVYILGLQLFRYEIIEFEDIKLALRQNLLDLIEAERLGESINQLEIKNICTMLHTLGKNTRYVYEKIFEEPFLAQTEKFYELEAAKLLENKAVDFEQEMKLHIEKESARLSKYLDKVTEQKVVKLLEEIIKKYKT; via the exons ATGGATGAGAAGTACGTCAAGTATGTTTGGATTATTCTTAAGAGTGCCATTCAGGAACTACAGAAAGATAATCCTGGACTCTCTCATGAGGAGCTCTATCACAAAGCCTACGAAGTGGTCATGAACAAACATGGATTCCGAATGTATAATGGACTAAGGGAGCTGCTGACAGATcacttaaaacaaaatgtgcGAGAAGAATTGATCTCGAATTTGAACAGGAATTTTCTATCCAAGTTGAATGAAGTGTGGATTGAGCATCAGACCTCGATGCGCATGTTGAGTGATATGCTTGGATACATGGATCGCAGCTATGCCGAGCCACGTGGATTAGAAAGTGTCTACATACTAGGATTGCAATTATTCCGATATGAA ATCATTGAGTTTGAGGACATAAAGCTAGCGCTGAGGCAGAACTTGTTGGATTTGATAGAAGCAGAGCGACTTGGGGAGTCAATAAATCAGTTAGAGATCAAAAATATCTGCACAATGCTCCACACTCTGGGCAAAAATACGCGCTACGTTTATGAGAAGATTTTCGAAGAACCTTTTCTAGCTCAAACTGAAAAGTTTTATGAGCTGGAAGCGGCGAAGCTCTTGGAAAACAAAGCTGTGGATTTTGAGCAGGAAATGAAGCTGCACATTGAAAAGGAATCAGCTCGACTCTCAAAATATTTGGACAAGGTGACGGAGCAGAAGGTTGTAAAATTGTTAGaagaaataattaagaaatacaAGACTTAA
- the LOC132791705 gene encoding uncharacterized protein LOC132791705 isoform X4 yields the protein MNQRRGGFQLDATSMGLTTSKPPIAKTKKQTEQQPTYLSGGATGEATKNPSKPEPPGGHSTENFKASVEQLRGICGDGAKMNFEMNEMFLKRLESIDTEAGGDSELRLVTLQDWVDHLLHVNYLLFGNMSALEMDVFKKIMNAFQDRRGEQQQTLDENRRLRKDICAIIKLVQEAYHHNKWNTNDICLETMTLNQLLGLQECHCQPLESEAEKVTKCMQSLANEVAAKHDEVCQLQEQLKGMDEIVQTARQKLILKDKCIAQLNQRLVELQDCVSKMSMDTQNVSKERLAAIDSCANLDLESSSCLFESLNQKDQQTSELLRMLNIELTEFIDLVSKNDLQAIDHHRKLLSCFFERISLDRTTTQNNLDSLRSQLRNLEQNLEELEAPIAANTEIISDEGDAELVDKFRRHVQSIIDGKKQLNVRIQQLETQYRVQLLELQFSYEAERSVNQKNCQALKEIADLFSKLRRSSFTYEELYEDSSSNNPFCLAILDMHEKLSEMENSKVMEELCQNPSDKGKDNDTKTPITTTQTSTTTFD from the exons ATGAATCAACGACGCGGAGGATTCCAATTGGATGCCACCAGCATGGGGCTAACGACATCAAAGCCGCCCATTGCCAagaccaaaaaacaaacagagcAGCAACCAACTTATCTCAGCGGAGGAGCAACCGGTGAAGCTACAAAGAATCCTTCCAAGCCGGAGCCACCGGGTGGACACAGCACAGAGAACTTCAAGGCCAGCGTGGAGCAGCTGCGCGGTATTTGCGGCGATGGAGCGAAAATGAATTtcgaaatgaatgaaatgttcCTCAAGCGACTCGAGTCCATCGACACCGAAGCCGGGGGAGACTCGGAG CTTCGCTTGGTCACTCTTCAAGATTGGGTGGATCATCTGCTGCATGTGAACTATCTGCTCTTTGGCAACATGAGCGCCCTCGAAATGGATGTCTTCAAGAAGATCATGAACGCTTTTCAAGATCGTCGCggtgaacaacaacaaacgctTGATGAGAATCGGCGATTGAGAAAGGACATTTGTGCCATCATCAAGCTGGTGCAGGAAGCGTATCACCACAACAAATGGAACACCAACGACATCTGCCTTGAGACCATGACCCTCAATCAACTTCTTGGACTGCAGGAATGTCATTGTCAGCCCCTGGAAAGCGAAGCCGAGAAG GTCACCAAGTGCATGCAATCTCTGGCCAACGAAGTGGCTGCCAAACACGATGAAGTCTGTCAACTGCAGGAACAGCTTAAAGGCATGGACGAAATTGTGCAGACGGCACGACAAAAACTAATCCTCAAGGACAAATGCATAGCTCAACTAAATCAGCGA CTAGTAGAATTACAAGATTGCGTGAGCAAAATGTCAATGGACACGCAAAATGTCAGTAAGGAACGTTTGGCAGCCATAGATTCCTGTGCGAATCTGGACTTGGAATCATCTAGCTGCCTGTTCGAGAGTCTCAACCAAAAGGATCAACAGACGAGCGAACTGCTTCGCATGCTGAACATTGAACTTACCGAGTTTATCGATTTGGTCAGCAAAAATGATCTTCAGGCCATCGATCACCATCGCAAGTTGCTCTCCTGCTTCTTTGAAAGAATT AGCTTAGATCGCACTACAACCCAGAATAACTTGGATTCTCTGCGGAGTCAGCTAAGAAACTTGGAACAGAATCTGGAAGAGCTTGAAGCTCCGATTGCCGCCAACACTGAGATTATCAGCGATGAAGGCGATGCTGAGCTTGTGGATAAATTTCGTCGACATGTGCAATCGATTATCGATGGCAAAAAACAGCTCAATGTCAGAATACAACAATTGGAAACTCAATATAGAG TTCAATTGCTGGAATTGCAGTTTTCATACGAGGCAGAACGTTCGGTAAATCAGAAAAACTGTCAGGCATTAAAAGAAATTGCAGATCTCTTCTCCAAGCTG CGTCGCTCTAGCTTCACCTACGAGGAACTATACGAAGACTCATCGAGCAATAATCCCTTCTGTTTGGCCATCCTGGATATGCACGAAAAGCTGAGTGAAATGGAGAACAGCAAAGTGATGGAGGAACTCTGTCAGAAT CCCAGCGACAAAGGAAAAGACAACGACACCAAAACaccgataacaacaacacaaacttCCACCACAACTTTTGACTAG
- the LOC132790403 gene encoding rutC family protein UK114: MSTIVRKLISTANAAKPVAPYNQAVVADRTVYVSGCLGLDKATMQLVPGGATEQTEMALKNLQAVLKAADSDIDKVVKNTVFVKDLNDFAAVNEVYKRVFSKDFPARSCVQVAKLPMDALVEIECIALTGTVYTVPNE, translated from the exons ATGTCGACAATTGTGCGTAAACTAATCAGCACTGCAAATGCAGCAAAGCCGGTAGCGCCATACAA tcAAGCTGTTGTGGCCGATCGCACTGTTTACGTCTCTGGCTGCTTGGGCTTGGACAAGGCAACTATGCAATTGGTGCCAGGTGGCGCCACTGAGCAAACCGAGATGGCGCTTAAGAATCTTCAGGCTGTGCTCAAGGCAGCCGATTCCGATATCGATAAGGTGGTGAAGAACACGGTGTTTGTTAAAGATCTCAACGATTTTGCTGCGGTCAACGAGGTGTACAAGCGAG TGTTCAGCAAGGACTTTCCAGCCCGCAGTTGCGTCCAAGTGGCGAAACTTCCAATGGACGCGTTGGTCGAGATTGAGTGCATCGCTTTGACTGGCACTGTTTACACGGTGCCCAACGAATAG
- the LOC132788635 gene encoding cullin-3 isoform X2, which yields MNLRGNPPKKEGKMRIRAFPASMDEKYVESIWATLKNAIQEIQKKNNSGLSFEQLYRNAYNMVLHKHGTRLYYGLREVVSEHLEQKVRQEVLESLHSNFLPKLNQAWTDHQTSMVMIRDILMYMDRVYVQQRGLDNVYNLGLILFRDQVVRFPEIQKALREKLLGMVLEERHGEAINHLAIKNACTMLITLGINSRTVYEEDFEKPFLSQSAAFYKFESQNFLAENNAGVYIKKVEARITEESSRAALYLDKDTEPRIVRVVEEELIKKHMRTIVEMENSGVVYMIKNSKTEDLACTYKLFSRLKEEGLKVIADTMSAYLREQGSMLVKEEENGNTNPITFVQNLLDLKDRFDQFLLHSFSNDRLFKNVISADFEHFLNLNNKSPEYLSLFIDDKLKKGGKGMSEQEIETILDKTMVLFRFLLEKDVFERYYKTHLAKRLLLNKSVSDDFEKNMISKLKTECGCQFTSKLEGMFKDMSVSNTIMDEFKSYVNNNNLSLSGVELTVRILTTGFWPTQTATPNCNIPSAPREAFEVFKKFYLDKHSGRQLTLQPQMGTAYINAVFYGRKASDSDKDKDGPSSSSSGCAVPTTTRKHILQVSTYQMCVLLLFNNRDVLTYDDIHQETDIPERELVRALQSLSMGKPAQRLLVRNSKTKTKDIEPSDEFYVNDAFVSKFHRVKIQTVAAKGESEPERKETRGKVDEDRKHEIEAAIVRIMKARKRMAHNLLVSDVTSQLKSRFLPSPVFIKKRIEGLIEREYLARTPEDRKVYIYLA from the exons ATGAATCTACGCGGCAATCCGCCCAAGAAGGAGGGCAAAATGCGCATACGCGCCTTTCCC GCCTCCATGGATGAAAAGTATGTGGAGAGCATTTGGGCCACATTGAAGAATGCCATACAGGAGATACAGAAGAAGAACAACTCGGGACTGTCCTTTGAGCAACTGTATCGCAATGCTTACAACATGGTGCTGCACAAGCATGGCACTCGTCTCTATTATGGACTGCGTGAGGTTGTCTCGGAGCATCTGGAGCAAAAGGTGCGTCAGGAGGTGCTCGAGAGTTTGCACAGCAATTTTCTGCCCAAACTGAATCAGGCCTGGACCGATCATCAGACCTCGATGGTCATGATACGCGACATACTCATGTACATGGATCGCGTCTATGTGCAGCAGCGTGGCCTGGACAATGTCTATAATCTGGGACTCATACTCTTCAGGGATCAG GTTGTTCGCTTTCCGGAAATACAGAAGGCGCTGCGCGAAAAGCTGCTGGGCATGGTGCTGGAGGAGCGACATGGCGAGGCCATCAATCATTTGGCCATCAAGAATGCCTGCACCATGCTCATCACGCTGGGCATCAATTCGCGCACCGTTTACGAGGAGGACTTTGAGAAGCCGTTCCTCTCACAGTCGGCGGCCTTTTACAAATTCGAATCGCAAAACTTTCTTGCGGAGAATAACGCTGGCGTTTACATCAAGAAAGTCGAGGCACGCATCACCGAGGAATCATCGCGAGCGGCGCTCTATTTGGACAAAGATACCGAGCCACGGATTGTGCGTGTCGTTGAGGAGGAGCTAATTAAGAAACACATGCGCACCATTGTCGAGATGGAGAATTCGGGTGTGGTGTATATGATTAAGAACTCGAAGACCGAGGATTTGGCATGCACATACAAGCTATTCTCACGACTAAAGGAGGAGGGCCTCAAGGTGATAGCGGACACAATGTCTGCGTATCTGCGGGAACAGGGAAGCATGCTGGTCAAGGAGGAGGAGAATGGGAATACAAATCCGATAACATTTGTGCAAAATCTGCTCGATCTCAAGGATCGTTTCGATCAGTTCTTGTTGCATTCGTTTAGCAATGATCGACTCTTTAAGAATGTGATCTCGGCGGATTTCGAGCATTTTCTCAATCTGAACAACAAATCACCCGAATATCTGTCGCTCTTCATCGACGACAAGCTGAAAAAGGGTGGCAAGGGC aTGAGCGAGCAGGAGATCGAGACCATTCTGGACAAGACAATGGTGTTGTTCCGCTTCCTGCTTGAAAAGGATGTCTTCGAGCGCTACTACAAGACACATTTGGCCAAACGTTTGCTGCTCAACAAATCAGTCTCCGATGACTTTGAAAAGAACATGATATCCAAACTAAAG ACTGAATGTGGCTGTCAATTTACATCAAAGCTGGAGGGCATGTTCAAGGATATGTCCGTTTCAAATACGATTATGGATGAGTTCAAGAGTtatgtaaataataacaatttgtcATTGAGCGGTGTTGAGCTGACGGTGCGCATTTTAACCACCGGCTTTTGGCCCACACAG ACGGCAACGCCTAACTGCAACATACCCTCTGCACCACGCGAGGCCTTTGAGGTGTTTAAAAAGTTCTATTTGGACAAACACTCGGGTCGACAGCTAACGTTACAGCCGCAAATGG GCACTGCCTACATCAATGCCGTTTTCTATGGCCGCAAAGCGAGTGACAGCGACAAGGACAAGGATGGGCCAAGCTCAAGTTCAAGTGGCTGCGCTGTGCCCACCACAACACGCAAGCATATACTACAAGTGTCCACCTACCAG ATGTGCGTCTTGTTGCTGTTCAACAATCGGGATGTGCTGACCTATGATGACATACACCAAGAGACGGACATACCCGAGAGGGAGCTGGTGCGCGCTTTACAATCGCTGTCCATGGGCAAGCCTGCCCAGCGTTTGCTGGTGCGCAActccaaaacgaaaacaaaagacaTTGAGCCCTCGGATGAGTTTTATGTGAACGATGCATTTGTCTCCAAGTTCCACAG GGTAAAGATACAAACGGTTGCGGCCAAGGGCGAATCGGAGCCGGAGCGCAAGGAGACGCGTGGCAAAGTGGATGAGGATCGCAAACATGAAATTGAAGCAGCCATCGTACGCATTATGAAGGCTCGCAAACGCATGGCG CACAATCTGCTGGTGTCGGACGTGACGTCGCAGCTAAAGTCACGTTTCTTGCCGTCACCTGTGTTCATCAAGAAGCGCATCGAAGGCCTTATCGAGCGTGAATATCTGGCGCGAACGCCAGAAGATCGCAAGGTGTACATCTACTTGgcttaa